One genomic segment of Pelagerythrobacter marensis includes these proteins:
- a CDS encoding mannose-1-phosphate guanylyltransferase, translating into MTDRIHPIILCGGSGTRLWPRSRAERPKPFLPLLGASSLFEQTLARCAGEGFAAPLVVAGERHVPLVEAQGSPGMRLAVEPAARNTAPAIAIAANLLPGEAIMLVCPSDHHIADPDAFRRAVASAAALAASGRLVAFGIAPDRPETGYGYIERGAAIESGFEVARFVEKPDAETASAFLAAGGFDWNGGIFAFRADTFRRELAEHRPEMAQGVADAVSRGTWEGTRFHPDAASFGRVESESIDYAVMENTRCAALVPVAMGWSDIGSWSALRDARQAQDGEGQGNVARGPVELVDCRNVMVDSDGPRVSCIGLDDVIVVVDGEEVLVTSAAGAQGVGKLTGARSQ; encoded by the coding sequence ATGACCGATCGTATTCATCCGATAATCCTGTGCGGGGGCAGCGGAACCCGCCTGTGGCCCAGAAGCCGGGCGGAACGCCCCAAGCCGTTTCTGCCGCTGCTGGGTGCCAGTTCGCTGTTCGAACAGACGCTGGCGCGCTGCGCCGGGGAAGGGTTCGCGGCGCCGCTGGTGGTGGCCGGTGAACGACACGTGCCGCTGGTCGAGGCGCAAGGTTCGCCCGGTATGCGGCTGGCTGTCGAGCCCGCCGCGCGCAACACCGCCCCTGCCATTGCGATTGCGGCAAACCTCCTGCCCGGCGAGGCCATCATGCTCGTATGCCCGAGCGATCACCACATCGCGGACCCGGACGCCTTCCGCCGCGCGGTGGCCTCAGCCGCGGCGCTGGCGGCTAGCGGTCGGCTGGTCGCCTTCGGGATCGCCCCCGACCGGCCCGAAACGGGCTATGGCTATATCGAACGCGGGGCCGCGATAGAAAGCGGCTTCGAAGTGGCGCGCTTTGTCGAAAAGCCCGATGCCGAAACGGCGAGCGCATTCCTGGCCGCAGGCGGGTTCGACTGGAATGGCGGGATCTTCGCCTTTCGCGCCGACACCTTTCGCCGCGAACTCGCCGAACACAGGCCCGAAATGGCGCAGGGCGTGGCCGATGCTGTGTCTCGCGGAACGTGGGAGGGCACGCGGTTTCATCCCGATGCGGCGTCGTTTGGCCGGGTCGAGAGCGAGTCGATCGATTATGCCGTCATGGAAAACACCCGATGCGCCGCGCTGGTGCCGGTCGCGATGGGCTGGTCCGACATCGGTAGCTGGTCCGCCCTGCGCGATGCCCGGCAGGCGCAGGATGGCGAAGGGCAGGGCAACGTCGCCCGGGGCCCGGTCGAGCTGGTCGATTGCCGCAACGTCATGGTCGATAGCGACGGCCCGCGCGTTTCGTGCATCGGCCTCGACGATGTGATCGTGGTCGTCGACGGCGAAGAAGTGCTGGTGACGAGCGCTGCCGGGGCGCAGGGCGTCGGCAAGCTGACGGGCGCGCGCAGCCAGTGA
- a CDS encoding class I mannose-6-phosphate isomerase codes for MAKVWGRDRLPAPFAAPEGERIGEIWFEPPPELPGILAKYLFTSEKLSVQVHPDDAQAPPGTRGKEECWLVLNADPGASLAIGFDGPLSKDAMRAAALDGSIEGLLTWYPVKAGDFFYLPAGTVHAIGPGLSLVEIQQNSDVTYRLYDYGRPRELHLDAAIAVAKGEPYDAARYRRATGQGAAMLVEGPHFRLDRVSGPPGAAVAARYRGALLVMPLDGHVVLDGTVIAAGECGLADRVGAVDFARCGSALLVQPVSSGAQ; via the coding sequence GTGGCCAAGGTCTGGGGCCGAGACCGCCTCCCCGCACCATTCGCAGCGCCTGAAGGGGAGCGGATCGGGGAAATCTGGTTCGAACCGCCGCCCGAATTGCCCGGCATTCTCGCCAAGTACCTGTTCACCAGCGAAAAGCTTTCGGTCCAGGTCCACCCCGACGATGCCCAGGCTCCGCCCGGCACACGGGGCAAAGAAGAATGCTGGCTGGTGCTGAATGCCGATCCCGGTGCGTCGCTCGCCATCGGGTTCGATGGCCCGCTGTCGAAGGATGCGATGCGCGCGGCGGCGCTCGACGGATCGATCGAAGGGTTGCTCACCTGGTATCCGGTGAAGGCAGGGGACTTCTTCTATCTGCCGGCAGGGACTGTCCACGCGATCGGTCCGGGATTGTCGCTGGTGGAAATCCAGCAGAACAGCGACGTGACCTATCGCCTGTACGACTATGGCCGCCCGCGCGAGTTGCATCTGGATGCGGCGATTGCGGTGGCAAAGGGCGAGCCTTACGACGCCGCCCGCTATCGGCGCGCCACGGGCCAGGGGGCTGCTATGCTGGTAGAAGGGCCGCACTTCCGGCTCGATCGGGTTTCGGGGCCGCCGGGCGCTGCAGTGGCCGCGCGCTATCGCGGGGCCTTGCTGGTGATGCCGCTGGATGGCCATGTCGTGCTGGATGGAACGGTGATCGCTGCGGGGGAATGCGGATTGGCGGATCGGGTCGGCGCGGTCGATTTTGCGCGCTGTGGGTCCGCTCTTCTGGTTCAGCCCGTCAGTTCCGGCGCCCAATAA
- a CDS encoding flagellin: protein MAVINTNTSAMRAANASTAADKALGTAMERLSTGKRINSAKDDAAGLAIATTMTAQVRGMSQGIRNANDGISMAQTAEGALNEVTNMLQRVRELAVQSASGSYQDSDRGYMDSEVTELKAQIASIISDTEFNGNAVFGTAADVTLDIQVGANSGDTVTLTSTAITTDMSTLAVDSSANASTTIDTVDAALAEVAATRASLGAGQSRLESAVNNLTNNVTNLSDARSRIEDTDYSAETTALAKAQILSQASTAMLSQANQSQQNVLSLLR, encoded by the coding sequence ATGGCTGTTATCAATACCAACACCAGCGCGATGCGTGCGGCGAATGCCTCGACCGCGGCAGACAAAGCCCTGGGCACCGCTATGGAACGCCTGTCGACCGGCAAGCGCATCAACAGCGCGAAGGACGACGCCGCCGGCCTCGCCATCGCCACGACTATGACTGCACAGGTCCGCGGCATGAGCCAGGGCATTCGCAACGCCAACGACGGCATTTCGATGGCGCAGACCGCCGAAGGCGCTCTGAACGAAGTCACCAATATGCTGCAGCGCGTCCGCGAACTGGCCGTGCAATCGGCTTCGGGTTCGTATCAGGATTCCGATCGTGGCTACATGGATTCGGAAGTGACCGAGCTGAAGGCGCAGATCGCCAGCATCATCTCGGACACCGAATTCAACGGCAACGCCGTGTTCGGCACGGCTGCAGACGTTACGCTGGATATTCAGGTCGGCGCCAACAGCGGCGACACGGTCACGCTGACCTCGACCGCCATCACGACCGACATGTCGACCCTCGCGGTGGACTCTTCGGCCAATGCCAGCACCACGATCGACACGGTCGACGCTGCGCTGGCGGAAGTCGCCGCCACCCGCGCTTCGCTGGGTGCCGGTCAGAGCCGTCTTGAATCGGCGGTCAACAACCTGACCAACAACGTCACGAACCTCTCCGACGCGCGTTCGCGCATCGAAGACACCGACTATTCGGCTGAAACGACTGCCCTCGCCAAGGCGCAGATCCTCAGCCAGGCTTCGACCGCCATGCTGTCGCAGGCCAACCAGAGCCAGCAGAACGTTCTTTCGCTGCTGCGCTGA
- a CDS encoding sigma-54 interaction domain-containing protein: MGTIEQTEGFEKAHAPVAGKFAGIASSLFPRQPVHLADHAEGGAGKLPNAIALVRGETPSIARRGTGAVLTYADPVSEATFGALVALVAGRGGGPVAADPESLSVLALADRLAQTDIPVLINGPTGTGKEVLSQFIHNRSARRDKPFVAVNCAAIPETMLEALLFGHQKGAFTGANSSGEGFFRAAEGGTLLLDEIAEMPISLQAKLLRALQEGEVVPVGATSPVKVDVRIIACANRDLPVEVEEGRFRADLFYRLNVFPMNLSALRERPTDIVPLAFAMLLRHAPQGAQVPWLSDGAIAMLKQHGWPGNIRELENVMRRALVLAGDAGTIGTGHIVFDRPARLVERQAETAAAAPAAPLTDTVEAPGAGNARKLSKVVQLSEARAIMETLDACGGKRAEAARQLGISERTLRYRLASFREAGLAVGGRR; the protein is encoded by the coding sequence GTGGGAACGATCGAGCAGACAGAAGGCTTCGAGAAAGCTCACGCACCGGTGGCGGGCAAGTTCGCGGGGATCGCATCCTCGCTGTTTCCGCGCCAGCCGGTGCACCTGGCGGATCACGCCGAAGGTGGCGCGGGCAAGCTGCCAAACGCGATTGCGCTGGTACGCGGCGAAACCCCGTCCATCGCGCGGCGGGGCACGGGTGCGGTTCTTACTTATGCCGATCCGGTGTCCGAGGCGACTTTCGGCGCGCTGGTCGCGCTGGTCGCCGGCCGGGGCGGCGGACCGGTTGCCGCCGACCCGGAATCGCTGTCGGTGCTCGCGCTTGCCGACCGGCTGGCACAGACCGACATTCCCGTATTGATCAACGGCCCGACCGGCACCGGCAAGGAAGTGCTGTCGCAGTTCATCCACAACCGCAGCGCGCGCCGCGACAAGCCGTTCGTGGCGGTCAACTGCGCGGCCATTCCCGAAACCATGCTGGAAGCGCTGCTGTTCGGCCATCAGAAGGGCGCCTTCACCGGTGCCAATTCGTCCGGGGAAGGTTTTTTCCGGGCGGCCGAAGGCGGCACGCTGCTGCTGGACGAAATCGCCGAAATGCCGATTTCTCTGCAGGCGAAGCTGCTGCGCGCACTGCAGGAAGGCGAAGTGGTGCCTGTGGGCGCCACAAGTCCGGTAAAGGTGGACGTGCGGATCATCGCCTGCGCGAACCGCGATCTTCCGGTGGAAGTGGAAGAAGGCCGGTTTCGCGCCGACCTTTTCTATCGCCTCAATGTTTTCCCGATGAACCTGTCGGCGCTGCGCGAGCGGCCGACCGACATTGTTCCGCTGGCCTTCGCCATGCTGCTGCGCCACGCCCCGCAGGGTGCCCAGGTGCCGTGGCTGTCCGACGGCGCGATCGCCATGCTCAAGCAGCACGGGTGGCCGGGCAATATCCGCGAGCTGGAGAACGTCATGCGCCGTGCGCTCGTTCTGGCAGGGGACGCGGGAACCATCGGCACCGGTCATATCGTGTTCGATCGCCCGGCACGCCTGGTCGAACGGCAGGCTGAAACCGCGGCAGCGGCCCCGGCTGCGCCGTTGACCGACACGGTCGAGGCGCCTGGCGCTGGAAACGCGAGAAAGCTTTCGAAAGTGGTTCAGCTTTCCGAAGCGCGCGCGATCATGGAAACACTCGATGCGTGCGGCGGCAAGCGGGCGGAAGCCGCACGTCAACTGGGGATCAGCGAACGCACGCTGCGCTATCGCCTCGCTTCGTTCCGAGAGGCCGGTCTGGCCGTGGGAGGTCGGCGATGA
- the fliE gene encoding flagellar hook-basal body complex protein FliE, whose amino-acid sequence MSAINGLGGAGSIQQIMSLRQQILERSSTLQEIHQGREAGAPAVPAAEPAGGGFADTLRGALEGVNDAQSRASSLTEGYERGEVTDIAKVMLARQEAGVAFEATLQVRNKLLSAYQDIMRMGV is encoded by the coding sequence ATGAGCGCGATCAACGGCCTCGGCGGTGCAGGTTCGATCCAGCAGATCATGTCGCTGCGCCAGCAGATCCTCGAACGATCGAGCACGCTGCAGGAAATTCATCAGGGCCGCGAGGCCGGCGCACCAGCCGTGCCGGCGGCCGAACCGGCGGGCGGCGGCTTTGCCGATACGCTGCGCGGCGCGCTGGAAGGCGTCAACGACGCTCAATCGCGCGCCTCGTCGCTGACCGAAGGTTACGAACGGGGCGAAGTGACCGACATCGCGAAGGTCATGCTTGCCCGGCAGGAAGCCGGCGTCGCCTTCGAAGCGACATTGCAGGTCAGGAACAAGCTGTTGTCCGCCTATCAGGACATCATGCGGATGGGGGTCTGA
- the fliF gene encoding flagellar basal-body MS-ring/collar protein FliF, translated as MSELVPANTSQGSLLAPLRGGGGFKDRAAHFLGQPAVRKTLPWFAGLALAGLLALVWAGLSPAPQRMLYSSLGDAERAGVVGALDAASIDYSIDNNTGALSVSEDDLYRARMVVASEGALATPETGQQLLDSLPMGASRTLEGDRLRAAQERDLMLTIKEIDGVESVRVHLAKAERSVFVRDSVAPTASVMLRMARGRQLSDSQVTAIANLVAGSVPGLSIDSVRIVDQHGRLLSEPQGADADGLELQTRMEAKLRSQIDQLLTPMIGAENFSSEIQVALDMNEVTSARESYDKDGAVRRETTQTSTATAAGNAAGVPGVLANTPPPAPEAVEGAPEGGPAQGGANEVGESSATRTYELGREVAVSNIAPGSVQRLSVAVALNQDALKDAKPADLQKFEELVAAAVGANPDRGDTVAVVVRPFEIPVADEIPFWEQSWFAMVVRNAVALIAVILLLFFVVRPIMRTVTGRSGDGEGETEETDEEPGLITQTRRTALPARSDEPSREELSAQIELAQRIAREQPDDALLALRRMLGETRSTEGVA; from the coding sequence ATGAGCGAACTCGTTCCCGCCAACACCTCCCAGGGCTCCTTGCTCGCTCCGCTTCGTGGCGGCGGCGGGTTCAAGGATCGCGCCGCACATTTCCTCGGCCAACCGGCGGTAAGGAAGACCCTGCCGTGGTTCGCAGGCCTCGCGCTCGCGGGCCTGCTTGCGCTTGTCTGGGCCGGCCTGTCGCCAGCGCCGCAACGGATGCTCTATTCCTCGCTCGGCGATGCGGAGCGTGCCGGCGTGGTCGGCGCGCTGGATGCCGCTTCGATCGATTATTCGATCGACAACAATACCGGCGCGCTCAGCGTCAGCGAGGACGATCTCTACCGCGCGCGGATGGTCGTGGCGTCGGAGGGGGCACTCGCCACACCGGAAACCGGCCAGCAATTGCTCGATTCGCTTCCGATGGGCGCCAGCCGGACGCTGGAAGGTGACCGCCTGCGCGCCGCGCAGGAACGCGATCTGATGCTGACGATCAAGGAAATCGACGGCGTTGAATCGGTGCGGGTCCATCTGGCGAAGGCCGAACGCTCGGTCTTCGTTCGCGACAGCGTGGCACCGACCGCTTCGGTCATGCTGCGCATGGCGCGGGGGCGCCAGCTTTCGGATTCGCAAGTGACCGCGATCGCCAACCTCGTCGCCGGATCGGTGCCGGGGCTTTCGATCGATTCGGTCCGCATCGTCGACCAGCACGGGCGCCTTCTGTCCGAACCGCAGGGTGCCGATGCCGATGGGCTGGAACTGCAGACCCGGATGGAAGCGAAGCTGCGGTCGCAGATCGATCAATTGCTGACGCCGATGATCGGGGCCGAGAACTTCTCCAGCGAAATTCAGGTCGCACTCGACATGAACGAGGTGACGTCTGCGCGCGAAAGCTATGACAAGGATGGCGCGGTTCGCCGCGAAACGACCCAGACTTCCACCGCCACCGCTGCCGGCAATGCAGCCGGCGTGCCGGGCGTCCTCGCCAACACTCCGCCCCCCGCGCCGGAAGCGGTTGAGGGTGCACCCGAAGGTGGGCCGGCCCAGGGCGGTGCCAACGAAGTCGGAGAAAGCAGCGCGACACGCACCTATGAACTGGGGCGCGAGGTTGCGGTGTCCAACATCGCGCCGGGCAGCGTTCAGCGCCTTTCGGTTGCGGTTGCGCTCAACCAGGATGCGCTGAAGGATGCCAAACCGGCCGACCTTCAGAAATTCGAAGAACTCGTGGCCGCGGCTGTCGGTGCCAACCCCGACCGGGGCGACACGGTGGCGGTCGTCGTCCGCCCGTTCGAAATACCCGTTGCGGACGAGATTCCCTTCTGGGAGCAATCGTGGTTCGCGATGGTCGTGCGCAACGCCGTCGCGCTGATCGCTGTCATCCTGCTGCTGTTCTTCGTCGTACGCCCGATCATGCGCACGGTGACGGGCCGCAGCGGCGATGGAGAGGGCGAAACCGAAGAAACGGATGAAGAGCCCGGCCTGATCACGCAGACCCGCCGGACCGCGCTGCCCGCGCGGTCGGACGAACCGAGCCGGGAAGAACTCTCGGCCCAGATCGAACTGGCCCAGCGGATCGCGCGCGAACAGCCTGACGATGCCCTGCTGGCGCTGCGCCGGATGCTGGGCGAAACGCGCAGCACCGAAGGGGTGGCATGA